The genomic window CCCGGATGCGCGGATACGCTATTTCAGCCGCCAGATCCCTGGGATCGGTGATGACTCCCTTCAACGCCGCGGCGGCCACCGTTTCGGGCGAGCAGAGGTAGACCTGGTCGTCCTTGGTGCCGGAGCGGCCGGGAAAATTCCGGGGCATGGTCCTCAGACTGACCTCACCGGTTCCCGGGGCCTGCCCCATGCCGATGCATCCGAGACATCCCGGTTCGTGGATCCGCGCCCCGGCTTTGAGCAGAGCGATCAGGCCGCCGCGAGCGGCCACGTTTTCGAGCACCTGACGGCTGCCCGGATTCACATGAAACGATACGCGAGGGTGGGCTTTCCGGCCTTCAACGGTTTTCGCCACCGCCATCAGGTCTCTGAACGACGAGTTCACGCTGCTGCCGACGATGACCTGATCGACCTTGAGACCCGCGACCTCGCGCACGGCGACGACGTTGCCGGGCGAAGACGGACGGGCGATCAACGGTTCGAGGGCCGATAGGTCGATTTCCGCATACTCGTCGTATTCCGCGCCCTCGTCACCGTGCAGGGACACCCAGTCGCTCTCCCGGCCCTGGGCCGCCATGTAAATCCGGGTGTTCTCATCGGATGGAAAGAGCGTGGTTGTCGCACCGAGCTCGGTCCCCATGTTGCCGATGGTCTCCCGGTCGGTGGCGGAAAGGCTCTCCACCCCGGGGCCGTAATATTCGACGATCTTGCCGACGCAATTCTTCACCCCGTAGCGCCGAAGCATTTCGAGGATCACGTCCTTTGCGCTCACCCAGTCGGGGAGGCGCCCCGTCAGCTTCACGCCCAGCACCCTGGGGCAGGGAAGATGATATGGGTATCCGGCCATGGCGAGGGCCACGTCCAACCCCCCGGCCCCGATGCCGAGCATCGAAATGCCGGCGGCGCCCGGCGTATGGCTGTCCGCTCCCAGCAGGGTCTTGCCCGGAACGCCGAAACGCTCCATGTGAACCTGATGGGACACCCCGTTTCCGGCGGGGCTGAAATGAATGCCGTACCGAGCCGACGCGGTCTGCAGGAACCGGTGATCGTCGGCGTTCTTGTGATCGGTCTGGAGTAGGTTGTGGTCCACGTACTGGACGGCCAGTTGAGCCTTTATCCGATCGAGCCCGAGGGCCTCGAATTCCAGCATGGCCATGGTGCCCGTGGCATCCTGCAGCAGCACGTGGTCTATGGTGATCGCTATTTCCTCACCGGGCGTCAAACGGCCTTCCACCAGATGCGCCTCGAGGATCTTCCGGGTCAGGTTCTTGGCCACTCTTCTCTCCTTGGAACACCATCGGGTTTCACGTCATCGAACTCAGGTTTTCGTCGCGGCTCCTCCCTCACGGCACCACCCCCGTCCCCAACGGGGAGCATGCATCCCCGGCGCGAGCTTCCCCGCGAGACCGCATGGCCGACCGCCGCAGCCAAGCAAAACCTAATCTCCACGACGATTGTTGTCAATCAAACGGGGACGCCGAGCCCCCGCGCCGCGGGCGGGCCGGGAAAGGGGCCGATCCCGGCCGGAGACTGATCATGTACCGGATCGAGTGCCCGTTCATGCGATACGGCCCCGGCCCGGCACATTTTCATGCGGTATCGTGAATCGCAGGGTGGGCAGGATGGAACCGTGCCTACCCACCCTTCGTTTGCTCTTGACTCTTGAAGTTCTCACAAAAGGGCGGGCTGTGGGCCGGCCCGGCTCACGGCGGACGCCGGCAAATCGCGAGCACCCTTGGCCGATTCAACATTAGGAGGGAACAAGTATGGCCGGAGAACGGGTCTTACATCCCATTCCTCGGCCATCCGGACGGAAATTCCCGGCCCATTTCCCCCGCTCCAACCCGACCGAAGAGCGCCCGGGAAACGGCCAGGAAGAGATTCCACTACTTCACTTTGTCGCTCAAGCTCTTCCCCGGCTTGAACTTGACCACCTTGGAGGCGGGGATCTTGATCTTTTCACCGGTTCTGGGATTGCGGCCTTCCCGCTGCGACCTGCTTCCGACGCTGAATGTGCCGAATCCCACCAGAGTCACCTTCTCGCCGGTCGAAAGCGCTTGAGATACCGCCGCGACAAAACCGTCGACCGCCTTTTCCGCCTGGGCCTTCGTAATACCCCCGGCTCCCGCAATCTTGGAAACCAAATCTGCTTTTGTCATCCTCTTTCCTCCTCAGATACTGAAAAATAACCCCTCACACCAGTACATCACCCTTCAGATTT from Syntrophobacter fumaroxidans MPOB includes these protein-coding regions:
- a CDS encoding HU family DNA-binding protein; this translates as MTKADLVSKIAGAGGITKAQAEKAVDGFVAAVSQALSTGEKVTLVGFGTFSVGSRSQREGRNPRTGEKIKIPASKVVKFKPGKSLSDKVK
- a CDS encoding aconitate hydratase, with amino-acid sequence MAKNLTRKILEAHLVEGRLTPGEEIAITIDHVLLQDATGTMAMLEFEALGLDRIKAQLAVQYVDHNLLQTDHKNADDHRFLQTASARYGIHFSPAGNGVSHQVHMERFGVPGKTLLGADSHTPGAAGISMLGIGAGGLDVALAMAGYPYHLPCPRVLGVKLTGRLPDWVSAKDVILEMLRRYGVKNCVGKIVEYYGPGVESLSATDRETIGNMGTELGATTTLFPSDENTRIYMAAQGRESDWVSLHGDEGAEYDEYAEIDLSALEPLIARPSSPGNVVAVREVAGLKVDQVIVGSSVNSSFRDLMAVAKTVEGRKAHPRVSFHVNPGSRQVLENVAARGGLIALLKAGARIHEPGCLGCIGMGQAPGTGEVSLRTMPRNFPGRSGTKDDQVYLCSPETVAAAALKGVITDPRDLAAEIAYPRIRDPEKYLVDASSIIHPSEELSRTEVLRGPNIKPLPEMGPLPETLEAEVILKVGDNISTDTIMPAGNKVLPLRSNIYAISEFVFSQIDPDFHKECRGKGDLVVVGGENYGQGSSREHAALAPRYLGVRVKIAKGFARIHMSNLCNFGVIPLVFRNPGDYDVLSKGDRVVFREVRRHVENGDEEIPLEVNGRSIVTLLKVSARQRRLLLAGGALNFVKQGLLL